One Natrinema salaciae genomic region harbors:
- a CDS encoding NUDIX hydrolase: protein MSAPQEDEDLQHENAGQDVIAVDADDNELELVNRLDAHTGDGIRHRAFTSLVFDGEGNVLLAQRAPGKRLWGTYWDGTVASHPVEGQSQEEATRQRLEEELGITPDQYDDLQVTDRFEYKRYFENAGVEHEVCAVLQLTLSDRSLDPNEEEVAGLMWVPYERLHSNPEWYRQLRLCPWFEIAVRRDVR, encoded by the coding sequence ATGAGCGCGCCGCAGGAGGACGAGGACCTCCAACACGAGAACGCCGGCCAGGACGTGATCGCCGTCGACGCCGACGACAACGAACTCGAACTCGTCAACCGACTCGACGCCCACACCGGGGACGGCATTCGCCACCGGGCGTTCACCTCGCTGGTCTTCGACGGCGAGGGCAACGTCTTACTCGCCCAGCGAGCGCCGGGCAAGCGCCTGTGGGGTACCTACTGGGACGGCACCGTCGCCTCCCACCCCGTCGAGGGCCAGAGCCAGGAGGAAGCGACCCGCCAGCGACTCGAGGAGGAACTGGGGATCACGCCGGACCAGTACGACGACCTGCAGGTGACCGACCGCTTCGAGTACAAGCGGTACTTCGAGAACGCGGGCGTCGAGCACGAGGTCTGTGCGGTCCTGCAACTGACGCTGTCCGACCGGAGCCTCGACCCCAACGAGGAGGAGGTCGCCGGGCTGATGTGGGTCCCCTACGAGCGGCTCCACTCGAATCCGGAGTGGTACCGGCAGTTGCGGCTCTGTCCGTGGTTCGAGATCGCCGTGCGCCGGGACGTCCGGTAG
- a CDS encoding helix-turn-helix domain-containing protein: MPDDDSRDREPPARADASPRDEQTADGRRAWIELTAFQRDCLEAVARRERDGYAGYPSGIKWTLEQRYPTVSRARLEPNLRALVGRGLVATRDGRAGRVPAYRLTDAGRTLLEGRADRLAALCDRRDDDGEEGAARDDRERDG; encoded by the coding sequence ATGCCCGACGACGATTCGCGGGACCGTGAACCCCCCGCTCGAGCGGACGCATCACCCCGAGACGAACAGACGGCAGACGGCCGCCGCGCGTGGATCGAACTCACCGCCTTCCAGCGCGACTGTCTCGAGGCCGTCGCCCGACGCGAGCGCGACGGCTACGCCGGCTACCCCTCCGGGATCAAGTGGACCCTCGAGCAGCGGTATCCGACGGTCAGCCGCGCGCGCCTCGAGCCGAACCTGCGCGCGCTCGTCGGCCGCGGTCTCGTCGCGACGCGCGACGGACGCGCCGGCCGCGTCCCCGCCTACCGTCTCACGGACGCCGGGCGGACGCTGCTCGAGGGGCGCGCCGACCGCCTCGCCGCCCTCTGCGATCGCCGGGACGACGACGGGGAGGAAGGGGCCGCTCGAGACGACCGCGAGCGGGACGGCTGA
- a CDS encoding helix-turn-helix domain-containing protein gives MRPLISWMTKSDPVLLEFFEETGIAMPPAVVSYNIDGVSHPTVKRRLPVLEDHGLLRKVDDSRGYYRITDRGRAYLEGELDAADLELSDD, from the coding sequence ATGCGCCCGCTGATATCGTGGATGACGAAATCCGATCCCGTACTGCTCGAGTTCTTCGAGGAAACAGGGATAGCGATGCCACCAGCGGTGGTCTCGTACAACATCGACGGCGTCTCCCATCCGACAGTGAAACGCCGTTTGCCGGTCTTGGAAGACCACGGGCTCCTTCGGAAAGTCGACGACAGTCGGGGTTATTACCGTATTACGGATCGGGGTCGCGCGTATCTCGAGGGCGAACTTGACGCCGCAGACCTAGAACTGAGCGACGACTAA
- a CDS encoding class I SAM-dependent methyltransferase: protein MTRERTRHSKAWYNALSRYYDVFIDPFQGRLRRRGIEHLSTSSDDSVLDVGCGTGRGVARLQTAVGFDGQVVGIDVAEQMCRLTQDRLDDGGPSTVVCGDALALPFDTDSFDGVLVSFTLELFEDDHRTTILEEIRRVLNPQGRICVISPSKAAGTIVSPLYTRLNEVLPTLVDSRPLDVSAVLADASFEIVRTQMERVLVVPVELVVARRGSRT, encoded by the coding sequence GTGACACGGGAACGGACGCGCCATAGCAAAGCGTGGTATAACGCGCTCAGTCGGTACTACGACGTCTTCATCGATCCGTTTCAGGGTCGTCTTCGGCGACGCGGAATCGAGCACCTCAGCACGTCTTCCGACGACTCCGTTCTCGACGTGGGCTGTGGGACCGGCCGTGGGGTCGCCAGATTGCAAACCGCTGTTGGATTCGACGGGCAAGTCGTCGGGATCGACGTTGCGGAGCAGATGTGCCGACTCACACAGGATCGCCTCGACGACGGGGGTCCGTCCACGGTTGTCTGTGGCGATGCACTGGCGTTGCCGTTCGATACCGACAGTTTCGATGGTGTTCTCGTGAGCTTCACGCTCGAACTGTTCGAAGACGATCACCGGACAACGATACTCGAGGAAATTCGTCGTGTGCTCAACCCACAGGGTCGCATCTGTGTCATTAGTCCCTCAAAAGCAGCAGGCACGATTGTTTCGCCACTCTACACGCGACTCAACGAGGTGTTGCCGACGCTGGTCGATAGTCGCCCGCTCGATGTCAGTGCCGTCCTCGCTGATGCCAGTTTCGAGATCGTCCGAACCCAAATGGAGCGGGTGCTCGTCGTCCCGGTCGAACTCGTCGTCGCTCGTCGTGGGTCACGCACCTGA
- the gvpA gene encoding gas vesicle protein GvpA, which translates to MASPQARPDSSSLAEVLDRVLDKGVVIDVWARISVVGIELITVEARVVVASVDTFLHYAEEIAKIEQATAEGELDELEVETRPESSPQAATE; encoded by the coding sequence ATGGCATCCCCTCAAGCACGACCAGACTCGTCGAGTCTCGCCGAGGTCCTCGATCGCGTGCTCGACAAGGGCGTCGTCATCGACGTCTGGGCACGCATCTCGGTCGTCGGGATCGAACTGATCACCGTCGAGGCCCGCGTCGTCGTCGCTTCGGTCGACACCTTCCTGCATTACGCAGAAGAGATCGCGAAGATCGAGCAAGCGACGGCCGAGGGCGAACTGGACGAACTCGAGGTTGAGACGCGACCGGAGTCGTCGCCACAGGCAGCGACCGAGTAA
- a CDS encoding alkaline phosphatase family protein — protein sequence MDLATLSGKIATGRIGYALSRLVPATPIWEREWDVCCVLDGCRLDLMNEVAAAGHPALPDDDAVDSLWSVGSQSAEWMDRTFAPEHREEMARTAYVTGNPFSSQSCEHILVTSDEVLPLSVDDFAVFHEAWRDDWVDDDISTIPPEPLTDAAIAIWRAREELGVDRVLVHYMQPHAPFRSRPGWFFGSADIEHWGQFTDDASAGDEADFDPEALSAEEREALEALAAAEEEDDGGDAMNDPWIKLRNGDLSFDAVWAAYRDNLEWVLDDLARLLANCDGTVAMTSDHGNAIGEFGVWSHPPGTPVPSLRRVPWVVREGRDRGTCDAALPDGVRTDGDPDADGDDIESRLEALGYR from the coding sequence ATGGACTTGGCGACGCTATCCGGGAAGATCGCGACCGGACGCATCGGATACGCGCTCTCGCGACTCGTTCCCGCCACCCCGATCTGGGAGCGCGAGTGGGACGTCTGTTGTGTCCTCGACGGCTGTCGGCTGGACCTCATGAACGAGGTCGCCGCGGCCGGCCACCCCGCGTTGCCCGACGACGACGCCGTCGACTCGCTGTGGTCGGTCGGGTCACAGTCCGCCGAGTGGATGGATCGAACCTTCGCCCCCGAGCACCGCGAGGAGATGGCGCGAACCGCCTACGTGACCGGCAACCCCTTCTCGTCGCAGTCCTGCGAGCACATTCTCGTCACCTCCGACGAGGTCCTCCCGCTCTCGGTCGACGACTTCGCCGTCTTTCACGAGGCCTGGCGGGACGACTGGGTCGACGACGACATCTCGACGATCCCGCCCGAACCGCTGACCGACGCCGCGATCGCGATCTGGCGGGCGCGCGAGGAACTGGGCGTCGACCGCGTGCTGGTCCACTACATGCAGCCCCACGCACCCTTCCGGTCGCGGCCGGGGTGGTTCTTCGGCTCGGCCGACATCGAGCACTGGGGGCAGTTCACCGACGACGCGTCCGCGGGGGACGAGGCCGACTTCGATCCCGAGGCGCTCTCGGCCGAGGAACGCGAGGCGCTCGAGGCGCTGGCCGCCGCCGAGGAGGAGGACGACGGCGGAGACGCGATGAACGACCCCTGGATCAAACTTCGGAACGGCGACCTGTCGTTCGACGCGGTCTGGGCGGCCTACCGGGACAACCTCGAGTGGGTCCTCGACGACCTCGCGCGGCTGCTCGCGAACTGCGACGGGACGGTCGCGATGACCAGCGACCACGGCAACGCGATCGGCGAGTTCGGCGTCTGGTCGCACCCGCCCGGCACGCCGGTTCCCTCCCTGCGACGCGTCCCCTGGGTCGTCCGCGAGGGACGGGACCGGGGGACCTGCGATGCCGCGCTTCCCGACGGCGTCCGAACGGACGGCGATCCCGACGCCGACGGCGACGACATCGAATCGCGCCTCGAGGCGCTGGGGTATCGGTGA
- a CDS encoding class I SAM-dependent methyltransferase codes for MTGRVRDAIYALRKARLGLERRRLDYGAESRERADRLADVLPASAADLREYEREYAALEWFHDEYADRVAEIHEAGVATDTTHWRDGITLYVVCRALGVETAVETGVLFGSFDAHVLAAMAENGGGTLHAVDLPGGPPGPFEYGHLIPDRCRDRWVLHQGDARAVLPELLERVGPVDLFLHDSDHRLPHMRFEYETAVSHLEPGGVLSSHDVRLSRLFDRFTDANGLRSCVVCDTGIARVPPSSRRD; via the coding sequence GTGACCGGTCGAGTTCGAGACGCGATCTACGCGCTTCGAAAGGCCCGGCTGGGGCTCGAGCGACGCCGACTCGATTACGGCGCGGAGAGCCGCGAGCGAGCCGATCGACTGGCCGACGTGCTGCCCGCGTCGGCGGCCGACCTGCGCGAGTACGAGCGGGAGTACGCCGCCCTCGAGTGGTTCCACGACGAGTACGCCGACCGCGTCGCCGAGATCCACGAGGCCGGCGTCGCCACCGACACGACCCACTGGCGCGACGGGATCACGCTCTACGTCGTCTGCCGCGCGCTGGGGGTCGAGACCGCCGTCGAGACCGGCGTGCTGTTCGGGTCGTTCGACGCGCACGTGCTGGCGGCGATGGCGGAGAACGGCGGCGGGACGCTACACGCGGTCGATCTTCCCGGCGGGCCGCCCGGGCCGTTCGAGTACGGCCACCTGATCCCGGATCGGTGTCGCGACCGGTGGGTGCTCCACCAGGGCGATGCGCGGGCGGTGCTGCCGGAACTGCTCGAGCGCGTCGGGCCCGTCGACCTCTTCCTCCACGACTCGGACCACCGGCTGCCTCACATGCGTTTCGAGTACGAGACGGCGGTATCCCACCTCGAGCCGGGCGGTGTGCTCTCGAGTCACGACGTGCGGCTCTCGCGGCTGTTCGACCGGTTTACCGACGCGAACGGGCTTCGATCCTGCGTGGTCTGTGACACGGGGATCGCGCGGGTCCCGCCCTCGAGTCGGCGGGACTGA
- a CDS encoding prenyltransferase, producing the protein MSNVSSRVSLSDWGLEPAVDYIERVQRSDGLVPWYPDGPADPWDHVESAMGLSVAGRDEAARRAYDWIADVQHDDGGLWATYGETDGDEGAHAGDEPRKETHRSAYVAVGVWHHYQCTGDRAFLEALWPTVRDALAFACARQAPTGEVHWAVGADGAVYEDALIAGCASIYKSLAAGAAIADVLGYGDARDRWLETRADLGEAIRSRPDRFDRTWESKSRYAMDWFYPVLCGVLTGEPARQRLEAGFDRYLEAGLGCRCVADEPWVTVAESCELVISLAAVGEAERAREIYEWLFQWTDDEGVFWTGYQFEDEEFWPGDRPTWTGGAAVLAADALSGLSPAGELFTERLYD; encoded by the coding sequence GTGAGCAACGTCTCGTCGCGCGTGTCGCTTTCCGACTGGGGGCTCGAGCCGGCGGTCGACTACATCGAGCGCGTCCAGCGATCGGACGGGCTCGTGCCGTGGTACCCCGACGGGCCGGCCGATCCCTGGGATCACGTCGAGAGCGCGATGGGGCTCTCGGTCGCCGGCCGCGACGAGGCCGCCCGCCGCGCGTACGACTGGATCGCCGACGTACAGCACGACGACGGGGGGCTGTGGGCCACCTACGGCGAGACCGACGGCGACGAGGGGGCCCACGCCGGCGACGAGCCGCGCAAGGAGACCCACCGCAGCGCCTACGTCGCCGTCGGCGTCTGGCACCACTACCAGTGTACCGGCGACCGGGCGTTCCTCGAGGCCCTGTGGCCGACGGTTCGCGACGCCCTCGCGTTCGCGTGCGCCCGGCAGGCCCCCACCGGGGAGGTCCACTGGGCCGTCGGCGCTGACGGCGCGGTCTACGAGGACGCCCTGATCGCCGGCTGCGCCTCGATCTACAAGAGCCTGGCCGCCGGCGCGGCGATCGCGGACGTGCTCGGCTACGGGGACGCCCGCGACCGCTGGCTCGAGACCCGCGCCGACCTCGGCGAGGCGATCCGTTCGCGGCCCGACCGGTTCGACCGCACCTGGGAGAGCAAGTCCCGCTACGCGATGGACTGGTTCTATCCCGTCCTCTGTGGCGTGCTGACCGGCGAGCCGGCGCGCCAGCGGCTCGAGGCGGGGTTCGATCGGTATCTCGAGGCGGGGCTGGGCTGTCGCTGCGTGGCGGACGAGCCCTGGGTGACCGTCGCCGAGTCCTGCGAACTGGTGATTTCACTGGCCGCGGTCGGCGAGGCGGAGCGCGCGCGTGAGATCTACGAGTGGCTCTTCCAGTGGACCGACGACGAGGGCGTCTTCTGGACCGGCTACCAATTCGAGGACGAGGAGTTCTGGCCGGGCGACCGGCCGACGTGGACCGGCGGGGCGGCGGTGCTGGCCGCGGATGCGCTTTCGGGCCTGTCGCCGGCTGGAGAGCTGTTTACCGAACGGCTATACGACTGA
- a CDS encoding PadR family transcriptional regulator translates to MPDDDSRDLEPPARADASPPADTADDRRAWVELTGFQRDCLEAVARRERDGYPCYPSGIAQTLEQRYPAVSSGRLESSLRALVDRSLVAMREGLAGHVPAYRLTGAGRALLEGRADRLAALCDRRDTDDDGDEGAARAERADRPLGTRNER, encoded by the coding sequence ATGCCTGACGACGATTCGCGGGACCTTGAACCTCCCGCTCGAGCAGACGCATCGCCCCCAGCCGACACCGCGGACGACCGGCGCGCGTGGGTCGAACTCACCGGCTTCCAGCGCGACTGTCTCGAGGCCGTCGCCCGGCGCGAACGCGACGGCTACCCCTGCTACCCCTCCGGAATCGCGCAAACCCTCGAGCAGCGGTATCCGGCGGTTAGCTCCGGTCGCCTCGAGTCGAGCCTGCGCGCACTCGTCGACCGCAGCCTCGTCGCCATGCGTGAGGGACTGGCCGGCCACGTCCCCGCCTACCGCCTCACTGGGGCCGGGCGCGCGCTGCTCGAGGGGCGCGCCGACCGCCTCGCCGCCCTCTGCGATCGCCGGGACACCGACGACGATGGAGACGAAGGGGCCGCTCGAGCGGAGCGAGCGGACCGGCCGCTCGGGACTCGAAACGAACGCTAG
- a CDS encoding class I SAM-dependent methyltransferase → METIDFDRLTLTPGMRVLDVGCGEGRHVHAAALENVAEVVGLDLERSNLTAAREDYETYIAGETDVPVTFLSGDALRLPFADGAFDVVCCTEVLEHLPDYESAIDELRRVCAPGGTLAVSVPRAGPERVCWALSDDYHEVEGGHVRIFDREELRAAIERRGFRRVDGHFAHALHAPYWWLKCLWWDRDQRGDAPLPLRAYDRFLEWDVLESPRPVRLLEQALDPVVGKSVVYYFELEGRA, encoded by the coding sequence GTGGAGACGATCGATTTCGACCGACTGACGCTGACGCCGGGGATGCGCGTCCTCGACGTCGGCTGCGGCGAGGGACGGCACGTCCACGCCGCTGCCCTCGAGAACGTCGCCGAGGTCGTCGGCCTCGACCTCGAGCGGTCGAACCTGACGGCGGCCCGTGAGGACTACGAGACGTACATCGCCGGCGAGACGGACGTCCCGGTCACGTTCCTCTCGGGGGACGCGCTCAGGCTGCCCTTCGCGGACGGCGCGTTCGACGTGGTCTGCTGTACCGAGGTCCTAGAGCACCTGCCCGACTACGAGTCGGCCATCGACGAGCTACGGCGGGTCTGTGCGCCGGGCGGCACGCTCGCGGTGAGCGTCCCCAGAGCCGGTCCCGAACGGGTCTGCTGGGCGCTGTCGGACGACTACCACGAGGTCGAGGGCGGCCACGTCCGCATCTTCGACCGCGAGGAGCTGCGGGCCGCCATCGAGCGCCGCGGGTTCCGGCGGGTCGACGGCCACTTCGCCCACGCCCTGCACGCTCCCTACTGGTGGCTGAAGTGTCTCTGGTGGGACCGCGACCAGCGCGGCGACGCGCCGCTCCCGCTGCGGGCCTACGACCGCTTTTTGGAGTGGGACGTGCTGGAATCGCCGCGGCCGGTCCGGCTGCTCGAGCAGGCGCTCGATCCGGTCGTCGGCAAGAGCGTCGTCTACTACTTCGAACTGGAGGGGCGAGCGTGA
- a CDS encoding glycosyltransferase family 4 protein: MVTGTLRRLLRGSVIGSSASARGSTAPGTTESDPSPGSGRHSDEPLDICLLSYRSNPYSGGQGVYVKYLSRALTDLGHSVDVISGKPYPELDDDVRLVKLPGENIVDELDRLGQFEPSYLREPLALYEWLSALTGGFPDPYVFGRQVVDYFEDHRPEYDVIHDNQSLCHGLHALRERGYPVVATVHHPITVDREAALAAADGWGERLLIRRWYRFLRMQRDVVQDLPHVLTVSESAKHRTVTDFGADPESIQVVHNGIDTELFEPVDRTRTRDRPRVMTTVSADVPLKGARHLLEAVAAVREDVDAELVVVGEFDAGGECDRLITELGIGDAIETHSEISYERMVELYGTADIAVVPSLYEGFGLPAGEALACGVPVVATTGGGLPEVVGDAGVLVEPGDADALADAIRDLLADDERRRRLGERGRERIVEEFDWERAARETVRTYRNAIDARSQVV, translated from the coding sequence ATGGTCACTGGAACGCTCAGACGTCTTCTCCGGGGGAGTGTGATCGGGTCGTCCGCATCGGCGAGGGGGTCGACCGCCCCGGGGACGACGGAGTCGGACCCGTCGCCCGGTTCGGGGCGACACTCCGACGAACCGCTCGATATCTGTCTGTTGAGCTACCGCTCGAATCCGTACTCCGGGGGGCAAGGCGTCTACGTGAAATACCTGAGCCGGGCGTTGACCGACCTCGGCCACTCCGTCGACGTAATATCGGGCAAGCCGTACCCCGAACTGGACGACGACGTCCGGCTGGTGAAACTCCCCGGCGAGAACATCGTCGACGAACTCGACCGGCTGGGGCAGTTCGAGCCGTCGTACCTCCGCGAGCCGCTCGCGCTCTACGAGTGGCTGAGCGCGCTCACCGGCGGCTTTCCTGACCCCTACGTCTTCGGCCGGCAAGTCGTCGACTACTTCGAGGACCACCGCCCCGAGTACGACGTGATCCACGACAACCAGTCGCTCTGTCACGGCCTCCACGCGCTCCGCGAGCGGGGCTACCCGGTCGTGGCAACCGTCCACCATCCGATCACCGTCGACCGCGAGGCCGCGCTCGCCGCGGCCGACGGCTGGGGGGAACGGCTGTTGATCCGCCGGTGGTATCGGTTCCTCCGGATGCAACGCGACGTCGTCCAGGACCTGCCACACGTGCTGACCGTTTCCGAATCCGCAAAGCACCGCACCGTCACCGACTTCGGAGCCGATCCGGAGTCGATCCAGGTCGTCCACAACGGCATCGACACGGAGCTGTTCGAACCCGTCGACCGCACACGCACCCGCGACCGCCCGCGCGTAATGACGACCGTCAGCGCGGACGTTCCGCTGAAGGGTGCCCGACACCTGCTCGAAGCCGTCGCAGCCGTCCGCGAGGACGTCGACGCCGAACTCGTCGTCGTCGGCGAGTTCGACGCGGGCGGCGAGTGCGACCGGCTGATAACCGAACTGGGCATCGGCGACGCGATCGAGACCCACAGCGAGATCAGCTACGAGCGGATGGTCGAACTGTACGGCACCGCCGATATCGCGGTCGTCCCCTCGCTGTACGAGGGGTTCGGGCTCCCCGCGGGCGAGGCGCTGGCCTGCGGCGTTCCGGTCGTCGCCACCACCGGCGGCGGACTGCCGGAGGTGGTCGGCGACGCCGGCGTCCTCGTGGAGCCGGGCGACGCCGACGCGCTGGCCGACGCGATCCGCGACCTGCTCGCCGACGACGAGCGCCGTCGCCGACTCGGCGAGCGGGGCCGCGAGCGCATCGTCGAGGAGTTCGACTGGGAGCGGGCCGCCCGCGAGACGGTTCGAACGTACCGCAACGCGATCGACGCGCGGTCGCAGGTGGTCTGA
- a CDS encoding potassium channel family protein, translated as MRELRDIEGLHPRDLTQRQRLLVLFVISLVVVVLFYTVVYNWGMRTLENDPQSIFRSLNTVVETMTTTGYGADSPWATPVMNVLMVTIQFTGVIIGFVTLRVLVIPLFERTPLNLADRLTSKNDHVVIAEYQHDTELLLDELEELDIDYVLIESDVEEAKRLSDEGYQAITGDPEERSDLDRATIERASLFITDAGDRTASIVLTALEANEDLRVISFTESTRRKAALAEVGVDRSVAPHALIGRRLAEKATTPVTGPDRDDEDEVDVREILVRRDSPLHGVRVSDSPIVNHPNLTLVAGWFDGELHLPPSPNDELTPNTVLVVAGTRSELDEITDEIAGVRSRRIETPSKLVVAGFGEGGTAAVDALPADVSVTTIDESEGRNPDVVGDVTEPETLRDAGIDDASALVVTVGTDSTALMTVAIARSLSSDVEILARVTDSDKTRAAFRAGADYVLSIQQVSARLVAAEVHGEQVMSPTNQIRLIRADAAPFAGESLANARRNIERGWTVVGVSRGGTVRTDERITIEADDDVIVAGSDDAIQEFERTVTSS; from the coding sequence ATGCGCGAACTTCGGGATATCGAGGGACTGCACCCGCGCGATCTCACACAGCGTCAACGGCTGTTAGTGCTATTCGTGATCAGTCTCGTCGTGGTCGTCCTCTTCTACACGGTCGTCTACAACTGGGGAATGCGGACGCTCGAGAACGACCCCCAGTCTATCTTCCGGTCGCTCAACACGGTAGTCGAGACGATGACGACGACCGGGTACGGTGCGGATTCGCCCTGGGCGACGCCAGTGATGAACGTTCTCATGGTGACGATCCAGTTTACCGGCGTCATCATCGGGTTCGTCACGCTGCGCGTCCTGGTCATTCCGCTCTTCGAGCGGACGCCACTGAACCTCGCCGACCGCCTCACGAGCAAGAACGACCACGTCGTCATCGCGGAGTACCAGCACGACACCGAGTTGCTCCTCGACGAACTCGAGGAACTGGATATCGACTACGTCCTCATCGAATCCGACGTGGAGGAAGCGAAGCGTCTCTCGGACGAGGGCTATCAGGCTATCACGGGTGATCCCGAGGAACGGTCGGACCTCGACCGCGCGACGATCGAACGAGCGTCGCTGTTCATCACCGACGCCGGCGATAGAACCGCGAGCATCGTCCTGACGGCGCTCGAAGCCAACGAGGACCTGCGGGTGATCAGTTTCACGGAGTCGACGCGACGCAAGGCGGCACTCGCGGAAGTCGGCGTCGACCGCAGCGTCGCTCCGCACGCGCTGATCGGCCGGCGACTGGCGGAGAAAGCGACGACACCGGTCACGGGACCCGACCGAGACGACGAGGACGAGGTCGACGTCCGCGAGATTCTCGTCCGTCGAGATAGCCCGCTCCACGGCGTCAGGGTCAGCGACTCGCCGATCGTGAACCACCCGAACCTGACGCTGGTCGCCGGTTGGTTCGACGGCGAGTTGCACCTGCCGCCGTCACCGAACGACGAACTCACGCCCAATACCGTGCTGGTCGTCGCCGGAACGAGGAGCGAGCTCGACGAAATTACGGACGAGATCGCGGGCGTCCGGTCGCGGCGCATCGAGACTCCCTCGAAGCTCGTCGTCGCCGGCTTCGGCGAGGGCGGAACCGCAGCCGTCGACGCACTCCCGGCGGACGTCTCGGTGACGACGATCGACGAATCGGAGGGGCGGAACCCCGACGTCGTCGGCGACGTCACCGAACCGGAAACGCTCCGCGACGCCGGCATCGACGACGCATCGGCCCTGGTCGTCACCGTCGGGACCGATTCGACCGCACTGATGACCGTCGCCATCGCCCGCTCGCTCTCGAGCGACGTCGAGATCCTCGCGCGTGTGACCGATAGCGACAAGACGAGAGCAGCGTTCAGAGCGGGTGCCGACTACGTTCTCTCCATCCAGCAAGTGTCCGCTCGGCTGGTCGCGGCGGAGGTCCACGGCGAACAGGTCATGTCGCCGACGAACCAGATTCGCCTGATTCGGGCCGACGCGGCGCCGTTCGCCGGCGAGTCACTGGCGAACGCCCGTCGCAACATCGAACGCGGATGGACCGTGGTCGGCGTCTCACGCGGCGGCACCGTTCGTACCGACGAACGCATCACCATCGAAGCCGACGACGACGTGATCGTCGCGGGGAGCGATGACGCGATCCAGGAGTTCGAGCGAACGGTCACGAGCTCGTGA
- a CDS encoding GNAT family N-acetyltransferase yields the protein MNVRNIREDEIETLVDDLWVPFAAEMADLDSYNEVADEVRESALTYRRDHLADDDVATFVADADGPIAGYAVVVSGDSPPVFARGPEATLEELYVVPAHRGEGIATALMDRAEGWAADRGCDYITLSVNASNDSAAALYESSGYAVRRHKMDKPLE from the coding sequence ATGAACGTTCGAAACATTCGCGAGGACGAGATCGAAACTCTGGTCGACGACCTCTGGGTCCCCTTCGCGGCGGAGATGGCGGACCTCGATTCGTACAACGAGGTGGCCGACGAGGTGCGAGAGAGCGCGCTGACGTATCGACGGGATCACCTCGCGGACGACGACGTGGCGACCTTCGTCGCGGATGCCGACGGACCGATCGCCGGGTACGCCGTCGTCGTGTCCGGCGACTCGCCGCCGGTGTTCGCGCGCGGGCCGGAAGCGACGCTCGAAGAACTGTACGTCGTCCCCGCGCACCGAGGGGAGGGGATCGCGACGGCGCTCATGGACCGGGCAGAGGGGTGGGCCGCGGACCGCGGCTGTGACTACATCACCCTGTCGGTGAACGCGAGCAACGACAGCGCCGCCGCACTGTACGAGTCCAGCGGGTACGCGGTTCGACGACACAAGATGGACAAGCCGCTCGAGTGA